One Sciurus carolinensis unplaced genomic scaffold, mSciCar1.2, whole genome shotgun sequence DNA window includes the following coding sequences:
- the LOC124975466 gene encoding olfactory receptor 5L1-like, with protein sequence MTEKNCTTVTEFILLGLSDVPELRVPLSLVFLLIYGVTVLANLGMVALIQLSSHLHTPMYFFLSHLCFVDFCYSSIIVPKMLVNIITKNKAISFQGCMVQLYLFCTYAIIEVFLLAVMAYDHFVAICNPLLYMVIMSQKLCAELVSGCYLLASVSALIQLCLTLEIPGYKSNVINHFCDLPPLLNLACSDVTVNELLLFIVVSFNEVITITIILTSYLFILITILKMRSAEGRRKAFFTCASPLTAIVVFHGTILFIYCHPSSVTSLDIDKVTTVFYTVVIPMLNPLIYSLRNKDVKEALRKVVDSKMLFRVLT encoded by the coding sequence ATGACTGAGAAAAACTGCACCACTGTGACTGAGTTCATTCTCCTGGGATTGTCAGATGTCCCTGAGCTGAGAGTCCCTCTCTCCCTGGTGTTCCTTCTCATCTATGGAGTCACAGTTCTGGCCAACCTGGGCATGGTCGCACTGATCCAGCTTAGCTCTCACctgcacactcccatgtactttttcctcagtcaCTTGTGCTTTGTGGACTTCTGCTACTCCTCAATCATAGTCCCCAAAATGCTGGTCAATATCATTACCAAGAACAAAGCCATTTCTTTCCAGGGCTGCATGGTGCAactctatttattttgtacttacgCAATCATAGAGGTCTTCctgctggcagtgatggcctatgaccacttcgtggccatctgcaacccaTTGCTGTACATGGTCATCATGTCCCAGAAGCTCTGTGCAGAGTTGGTCTCTGGCTGTTACCTCTTAGCATCAGTATCTGCTCTCATTCAGCTCTGCTTAACTCTTGAGATCCCAGGTTACAAGTCAAATGTGATCAACCACTTCTGTGACCTACCCCCACTCTTGAATCTTGCTTGCTCTGATGTCACTGTGAATGAATTGCTGCTCTTCATTGTGGTCAGTTTCAATGAGgtcattaccatcaccatcatccttACCTCCTACCTGTTCATCCTCATCACCATCCTGAAGATGCGTTCTGCAGAGGGGAGGCGCAAAGCTTTTTTCACCTGTGCCTCCCCCCTCACAGCCATCGTCGTCTTCCATGGAACAATCCTGTTCATTTATTGCCATCCCAGTTCTGTCACTAGTCTGGACATTGACAAAGTGACTACAGTCTTCTACACTGTGGtgatccccatgctgaaccccctgatctatagcctgaggaacaaggatgtaAAAGAAGCTCTCAGAAAAGTGGTGGACTCCAAAATGTTATTCAGGGTGTTGACATAA
- the LOC124975467 gene encoding olfactory receptor 5D16-like, translated as MFLKGRNKTSQATFTLLGFSDHPELQGPLFLVFLAVYTFSVVGNLGMIVIIRINPKLHTPMYFFLSDLSFADFCYSSIIAPKMLVNLLVEDRTISFSGCMVQFFFFCTFVVTELILFAVMAYDHFVAVCNPLLYTVVMSQRLCAMLVFVSYAWGVSCSLTLTCSALKLYFQGFNVINHFFCELSSLISLSCSDSYLSQLLLFTVATFNEISTLLIVLTSYMFIITTALKMRSSSGHHKVFSTCASHLTAISIFHGTILFLYCVPNSKDSRHTVKVASLFYTVVIPMLNPLIYSLRNKDVKDTVNKLMHTTLF; from the coding sequence atgtttctgaaagggagaaataaaaccTCCCAAGCCACCTTCACCCTCTTGGGCTTCTCAGATCACCCAGAACTGCAGGGTCCCCTCTTCTTGGTATTTCTGGCAGTCTACACCTTCAGTGTGGTAGGGAACCTTGGGATGATTGTGATCATCAGAATTAACCCAAAATTGCACACTCCCATGTATTTTTTCCTCAGTGACCTCTCGTTTGCAGATTTCTGCTATTCCTCTATCATTGCTCCTAAGATGCTGGTGAATCTACTGGTAGAAGACCGAACCATTTCGTTTTCAGGGTGCATGgtgcagttctttttcttttgcaccTTTGTAGTTACTGAATTGATTCTATTtgctgtgatggcctatgaccactTTGTGGCTGTTTGTAACCCACTGCTCTACACAGTGGTCATGTCCCAGAGACTCTGTGCCATGCTGGTGTTTGTATCTTATGCATGGGGAGTCTCATGTTCCTTGACCCTTACATGTTctgctttaaaattatattttcagggCTTCAACGTAATCAATCACTTCTTCTGTGAGTTATCCTCCCTGATATCCCTCTCTTGCTCTGATTCTTATCTCAGTCAGTTGCTTCTTTTCACTGTTGCCACTTTTAATGAGATAAGCACATTGCTCATCGTCCTTACCTCTTACATGTTTATTATCACCACTGCCTTGAAGATGCGATCATCCAGTGGGCATCACAAAgtcttctccacctgtgcctctcacCTGACGGCCATCTCCATCTTCCACGGCACCATCCTGTTCCTCTACTGTGTGCCCAACTCCAAGGACTCCAGGCACACAGTCAAAGTGGCCTCTCTGTTTTACACAGTGGTGATCCCCATGTTGAACCCCCTGATCTACAGTTTGAGAAATAAGGATGTCAAGGACACAGTCAATAAATTAATGCACACCAcacttttttaa